A stretch of the Portunus trituberculatus isolate SZX2019 chromosome 11, ASM1759143v1, whole genome shotgun sequence genome encodes the following:
- the LOC123502479 gene encoding uncharacterized protein LOC123502479 isoform X1 encodes MATGIRVLFNDFRGPWRSWRAEIHQPHHENRKQTSGQGTCREGQRSQLASREWVRMARLAVVVVVVVLVLAAAAAGRPDYTLSQKFIEMLQSEQSAWKIVLRCGETDQGKRRKRKRKRRRRRRKRRKEEV; translated from the exons ATGGCCACCGGGATACGTGTCTTATTTAATGATTTCCGAGGCCCCTGGCGGTCATGGAGGGCG gaaatTCACCAACCACATcatgaaaacaggaaacaaacctCTGGCCAGGGAACTTGTcgagaag gtcaaaggtcacaaCTAGCCAGCCGGGAGTGGGTCAGGATGGCAcggctggctgtggtggtggtggtggtggtattggtgttggcggcagcagcggcgggaaGGCCAGACTACACGCTGTCCCAAAAATTTATTGAAATGTTGCAGAGTGAACAGTCCGCTTGgaag attgtgttaagatgtGGAGAAACAGaccaaggaaagaggaggaagaggaagaggaagagaagaaggagaaggaggaagaggaggaaggaagaggtatag
- the LOC123502479 gene encoding uncharacterized protein LOC123502479 isoform X2 → MEGGEQCLEIHQPHHENRKQTSGQGTCREGQRSQLASREWVRMARLAVVVVVVVLVLAAAAAGRPDYTLSQKFIEMLQSEQSAWKIVLRCGETDQGKRRKRKRKRRRRRRKRRKEEV, encoded by the exons ATGGAGGGCGGTGAGCAGTGCCTG gaaatTCACCAACCACATcatgaaaacaggaaacaaacctCTGGCCAGGGAACTTGTcgagaag gtcaaaggtcacaaCTAGCCAGCCGGGAGTGGGTCAGGATGGCAcggctggctgtggtggtggtggtggtggtattggtgttggcggcagcagcggcgggaaGGCCAGACTACACGCTGTCCCAAAAATTTATTGAAATGTTGCAGAGTGAACAGTCCGCTTGgaag attgtgttaagatgtGGAGAAACAGaccaaggaaagaggaggaagaggaagaggaagagaagaaggagaaggaggaagaggaggaaggaagaggtatag